The following are encoded in a window of Roseimaritima ulvae genomic DNA:
- a CDS encoding sulfatase, with translation MESIRLLLICLSLCGAAIPAASQDAPNMPAKPNIVLIMADDLGGRDLPAYGNRFNEAPNIDRLAAEGMRFRNAYAAPVCSATRASIQSGQYPARVGIFDFIPGHWRPYEKVIVPTHRTQHLPEDIVTLGDAMQAAGYKTGYFGKWHLHNGRQNLPNTRGYDTAHMYAGGGFYSPKFVPPYNGGGGQRLSTQLTEMSIDFMKENKQQPFFLFLSHYDVHVQLDADKDLIDKYLSKPKAADYPSNAVYAAMIEHVDDSVGEMLQAIEELGLADNTIFIFYSDNGGVDNRFDNVPLLTGKGKAAYPEGHPLTYIATSNAPLRAGKGTLYEGGIRVPLVVRWPGKVPAGSTSDAIVCSADFYPTFLDVGQGKAPPQQVLDGVSMLPALTKNSFDSSREVFTHYPVFHHEQPMSALRKGDWKIVENLVSGEFELFNLKYDVNEMTDLKFSYAEKTAEMKEALDKWQRDTNAQHPVPNPDFDPARRYEWGKHPYRQ, from the coding sequence ATGGAATCGATAAGACTGCTGTTGATTTGCCTAAGTTTGTGTGGCGCCGCAATTCCGGCCGCGTCGCAGGATGCACCAAACATGCCCGCCAAGCCAAATATTGTCCTGATCATGGCGGATGATTTGGGAGGCCGAGATCTGCCGGCATACGGTAATCGCTTTAACGAGGCACCCAATATTGATCGCTTGGCCGCCGAAGGAATGCGATTTCGTAACGCTTACGCCGCTCCCGTGTGTTCGGCGACACGGGCGAGTATTCAGTCGGGGCAATATCCGGCCCGGGTGGGGATCTTTGATTTCATACCGGGACATTGGCGTCCCTACGAGAAAGTGATTGTTCCCACACATAGAACCCAGCATTTGCCGGAGGACATTGTGACGCTTGGCGATGCCATGCAAGCGGCCGGGTACAAGACGGGGTATTTTGGAAAGTGGCATCTCCATAACGGACGGCAGAATTTACCGAACACCCGCGGCTACGATACTGCTCATATGTATGCGGGCGGCGGATTCTACTCGCCCAAATTCGTGCCCCCGTACAACGGCGGGGGCGGCCAACGTCTGAGCACGCAACTGACGGAGATGAGCATCGACTTCATGAAGGAAAACAAACAGCAGCCGTTCTTCCTTTTCCTCTCTCACTACGACGTGCATGTGCAACTGGATGCCGACAAGGACTTGATCGACAAGTATCTGAGCAAGCCGAAAGCCGCGGATTATCCCAGCAACGCCGTCTATGCCGCAATGATCGAGCACGTGGACGACAGCGTCGGCGAGATGCTGCAAGCGATCGAGGAGTTGGGGCTGGCCGACAATACGATTTTCATTTTCTATTCCGACAACGGCGGAGTGGATAATCGCTTCGATAACGTTCCATTGTTGACCGGTAAGGGTAAGGCGGCGTATCCAGAAGGACATCCCCTGACCTATATCGCCACATCGAATGCACCGTTACGCGCAGGCAAAGGGACGCTCTATGAAGGCGGAATTCGCGTGCCGCTGGTGGTGCGTTGGCCAGGCAAGGTGCCTGCGGGGTCCACCTCCGATGCTATTGTCTGCAGCGCGGATTTCTATCCAACGTTTCTGGATGTAGGCCAAGGGAAAGCACCACCGCAACAAGTACTCGATGGCGTCTCCATGCTTCCGGCGTTGACGAAAAACAGTTTTGATTCGTCGCGAGAAGTGTTCACGCATTATCCGGTCTTCCACCACGAGCAACCGATGTCGGCGCTGAGAAAAGGGGACTGGAAGATTGTGGAAAATCTAGTTTCGGGAGAGTTCGAACTTTTCAACCTGAAATACGATGTCAACGAAATGACTGACCTGAAATTCAGCTACGCAGAAAAGACGGCTGAAATGAAAGAAGCTTTGGACAAGTGGCAACGCGACACGAATGCACAGCATCCCGTGCCGAATCCCGACTTCGATCCGGCGCGACGTTACGAATGGGGAAAGCACCCATATCGGCAGTAA
- a CDS encoding CARDB domain-containing protein, whose protein sequence is MLRTPRCVLQAFACTAMLATTALADTPAAENSIRTGDGLLGIRAAMPEQARVGESFTYQVEVTNHSDNVVLHNIQLKQRKAKGFSIESVSMQGQDQQSSKQNKTDKQNQADKQQSKADKQQNNADKQQKQSDKQQKQSSGSQDKMKIDMLKPGESRTFTVQATADEEGELRSCLEIASYTPALCLTSQVVKPELELTKTAPKKANRCNAFELTYTVKNGGSGDVGKFTVTDSLGDGLATIDGDTELSFPVDGLKAGDTREFVARVYAQKPGEFSSRAVAKAENSDLKSRSKETTTKVIAADLVVKVDGPDRVYGNGMANFTAKVTNSGNVAAESVNVTVHWPSKANLADMGEVQLKTDDSASQASNKNQAKGQPTKAPKQDSKKQNGGQEKTASDSQQMQDRSFEIDRLEPGQTAQFTYAIRTDNLKEIPTEVRATHVCTIDEAEDQAKSTAEATATAMATAEVVRLPALQIAVIDDEDPVKSGSKVQYTIQVWNEGDAPDHNVELIARLPDNLKFDSADGPTEVQNEGDTVTFSPIKSMKPGARVEYTVTAKPTGTGNARFEAALKSKMLTSEVVSEEPTRLFDPSNN, encoded by the coding sequence ATGCTACGAACACCTCGTTGCGTCCTGCAAGCCTTTGCTTGCACCGCCATGTTAGCGACCACTGCGCTCGCTGACACGCCAGCCGCAGAAAACTCAATCCGAACAGGTGATGGCCTGTTGGGTATCCGAGCCGCCATGCCCGAGCAAGCGCGGGTCGGCGAGTCCTTCACTTACCAAGTGGAGGTGACGAACCATTCGGACAACGTTGTCTTGCACAACATTCAGTTGAAGCAACGCAAAGCCAAAGGCTTCAGTATCGAATCGGTTTCGATGCAAGGACAAGACCAGCAGTCGTCCAAGCAAAACAAGACTGACAAGCAAAACCAGGCCGACAAACAACAGAGCAAAGCGGACAAGCAGCAGAACAATGCTGACAAGCAGCAGAAACAGTCTGACAAGCAGCAAAAGCAATCCAGCGGGTCGCAGGACAAGATGAAGATTGACATGCTGAAGCCGGGTGAAAGCCGCACCTTTACGGTGCAGGCCACGGCCGACGAAGAGGGCGAGCTGCGAAGTTGCCTGGAGATTGCTAGCTATACGCCCGCGTTGTGTTTGACTAGCCAAGTCGTCAAGCCAGAGCTAGAGCTGACCAAGACGGCTCCTAAGAAAGCCAATCGCTGCAACGCCTTCGAACTGACCTACACGGTCAAGAACGGTGGTAGCGGCGATGTTGGCAAATTCACCGTCACGGACTCGCTGGGCGATGGCCTAGCGACCATCGATGGAGACACCGAGTTGTCGTTCCCGGTCGATGGTTTGAAAGCCGGCGATACGCGGGAATTCGTAGCCCGTGTTTATGCACAGAAGCCTGGTGAATTCAGCAGCCGAGCGGTTGCCAAGGCCGAAAACAGTGACCTGAAGAGCCGCAGTAAAGAGACGACCACCAAAGTGATCGCTGCGGACTTGGTCGTTAAAGTGGACGGTCCAGATCGAGTGTACGGAAACGGCATGGCCAACTTTACCGCCAAGGTCACCAACTCCGGAAACGTTGCCGCCGAATCGGTCAATGTGACGGTGCATTGGCCTTCCAAGGCAAATCTTGCCGATATGGGCGAGGTTCAGCTGAAAACGGATGACTCGGCAAGCCAGGCGTCCAACAAGAATCAAGCGAAGGGCCAGCCAACCAAGGCACCCAAGCAGGATTCTAAAAAGCAGAACGGCGGTCAAGAAAAGACCGCTTCGGATAGCCAGCAGATGCAGGATCGGTCGTTTGAAATCGATCGCCTAGAGCCCGGCCAAACCGCGCAGTTCACCTACGCGATTCGGACCGACAATTTGAAAGAGATTCCTACCGAAGTTCGTGCCACGCATGTGTGCACGATCGATGAAGCCGAGGATCAAGCCAAGTCGACTGCCGAAGCTACCGCTACGGCCATGGCAACCGCCGAGGTTGTCCGTCTGCCCGCTTTGCAGATTGCCGTCATCGATGACGAAGATCCTGTGAAGAGCGGATCGAAGGTGCAGTATACCATCCAGGTTTGGAACGAAGGCGATGCGCCGGATCACAATGTGGAGCTGATCGCGAGATTGCCAGATAACTTGAAGTTCGATTCGGCCGATGGGCCCACCGAAGTTCAAAACGAAGGTGATACGGTAACGTTCAGTCCGATCAAATCGATGAAGCCCGGTGCTCGCGTCGAGTACACCGTGACCGCGAAACCGACCGGTACTGGAAACGCTCGTTTCGAGGCCGCTTTGAAAAGCAAGATGCTGACGAGCGAAGTG
- a CDS encoding NAD(P)-dependent alcohol dehydrogenase, translating to MSTKTPDSTQHAIETESQTMRAVVYEDYGDPSQLQLAEISIPRRITGEVLIEVYACSVNPIDYRLRRGEMKGVLPGGFPRVPGYDVAGVVVDGEDGGPLKPGDRVMAFLTHSRGGACAEYASCAVDAVAKLPASMSMEIAAAMPLAGTTALQSLRDHGKMQAGEHVLVNGASGGVGMFAVQIAKAYGCTVSAVASGHNKEFCLSLGADQFYDYEHVDFTELNQHWDIVFDAAGKSGYWDSRSVMNEGARYVSTEPDIQGMLMTVLTWPFSKSGTVMLAKPKADDLEELIRLHEAGQLNVTIDSRFDLAHTAEAHRRIESGVDHGKVVITVKPAEAADRAGP from the coding sequence ATGTCCACCAAGACGCCTGATTCCACTCAACACGCCATCGAAACGGAGTCGCAGACGATGCGAGCGGTCGTCTACGAAGACTACGGCGATCCGTCGCAGTTGCAGCTGGCCGAAATCTCGATCCCCAGACGGATCACCGGCGAGGTGCTGATCGAAGTCTATGCCTGCAGCGTCAATCCGATCGACTATCGGTTGCGACGCGGCGAGATGAAAGGCGTTTTGCCGGGCGGCTTTCCTCGCGTGCCCGGCTACGACGTGGCCGGCGTGGTAGTGGATGGCGAAGACGGGGGGCCGCTGAAACCAGGCGACCGCGTGATGGCGTTTCTGACGCACTCGCGCGGTGGAGCGTGCGCGGAGTACGCCAGTTGTGCCGTCGACGCGGTGGCCAAATTGCCGGCGTCGATGAGCATGGAGATTGCCGCCGCGATGCCACTGGCGGGAACCACCGCTCTGCAATCGCTCCGCGACCACGGGAAGATGCAGGCCGGAGAGCACGTGTTGGTCAACGGGGCCAGCGGCGGTGTGGGGATGTTCGCCGTGCAAATCGCCAAAGCTTATGGATGTACCGTCTCGGCAGTAGCCAGCGGGCACAACAAGGAATTCTGTCTCTCCTTGGGGGCGGACCAGTTCTATGATTACGAGCACGTCGACTTCACCGAGTTGAATCAGCACTGGGACATCGTATTTGATGCGGCGGGCAAGTCGGGCTATTGGGATTCGCGTTCGGTGATGAACGAAGGGGCACGCTATGTTTCGACCGAACCGGACATCCAGGGCATGCTGATGACCGTGTTGACCTGGCCCTTTTCCAAATCCGGCACGGTGATGCTGGCCAAACCCAAGGCCGACGATTTGGAAGAGCTGATCCGGTTACACGAAGCGGGCCAATTGAACGTCACGATCGACAGCCGCTTCGATCTAGCCCACACCGCCGAGGCTCATCGCCGCATCGAGTCCGGCGTCGACCATGGCAAGGTCGTGATCACCGTCAAGCCTGCCGAAGCGGCGGACCGTGCTGGTCCGTGA